In the genome of Ostrinia nubilalis chromosome 30, ilOstNubi1.1, whole genome shotgun sequence, one region contains:
- the LOC135086205 gene encoding eukaryotic translation initiation factor eIF1 has translation MSIQNLNTFDPFADAIKSSEDDVQDGLVHVRIQQRNGRKTLTTVQGLSSEYDLKKIVRACKKEFACNGTVVEHPEYGEVLQLQGDQRENICQWLTKSGLVKPEQLKVHGF, from the coding sequence ATGTCCATCCAGAATCTCAACACATTTGACCCATTCGCCGATGCTATCAAAAGCTCGGAGGACGACGTGCAAGATGGTCTAGTCCACGTCCGGATCCAGCAGCGGAACGGGCGTAAGACGCTGACTACGGTGCAAGGGCTGTCGTCGGAATATGACCTGAAGAAGATTGTGAGGGCATGCAAGAAGGAGTTCGCTTGCAACGGTACGGTTGTCGAGCATCCGGAGTACGGGGAGGTTCTGCAACTGCAAGGCGACCAGCGCGAGAATATTTGCCAGTGGCTAACGAAATCCGGGCTTGTTAAGCCGGAGCAGCTGAAGGTGCACGGCTTCTAA
- the LOC135086204 gene encoding protein D2-like encodes MNIVLRKRICSSYLFLEFILFLFGQSIVKAMSVQTLFKQQCIVPDVLTTAPSELLDIQYPSGVRVDMGKELTPTQVKDKPVVKWTPKESEYYTLAMVDPDAPSRENPKFREWHHWLVGNIFGGDMNKSEVLSDYIGSGPPKGTGLHRYVFLLYKQPEKCDFSKISKLPNNSGDKRGKFSIAKFAQQYKLGTPVAGNFYVAKYDDYVPKLYAKLKG; translated from the coding sequence ATGAATATTGTTTTGCGTAAACGTATTTGTTCAAGTTATCTTTTTCTTGAATTTATTCTATTTTTGTTCGGGCAAAGTATTGTTAAAGCAATGTCTGTTCAAACACTTTTCAAGCAGCAATGTATTGTTCCGGATGTACTCACAACTGCTCCATCAGAGTTATTGGATATTCAATACCCTAGCGGAGTTCGCGTGGACATGGGTAAGGAACTTACTCCAACGCAAGTAAAGGATAAGCCTGTTGTGAAATGGACACCAAAGGAATCCGAATATTACACTTTAGCTATGGTTGATCCTGATGCACCAAGTCGTGAAAATCCTAAGTTCAGAGAATGGCATCATTGGCTTGTCGGGAATATTTTTGGAGGAGATATGAACAAAAGTGAAGTTTTATCTGATTATATTGGATCTGGCCCACCAAAAGGTACAGGACTTCATCGCTATGTATTCTTGTTATATAAACAGCCAGAGAAATgtgatttttcaaaaatatcaaaactcCCAAACAACTCCGGAGACAAGAGAGGAAAGTTTTCCATTGCAAAATTTGCTCAACAATATAAACTAGGAACGCCTGTTGCCGGAAATTTTTACGTTGCAAAATACGACGATTATGTTCCAAAATTGTATGCCAAATTGAAGggctaa